One Prunus dulcis chromosome 7, ALMONDv2, whole genome shotgun sequence DNA segment encodes these proteins:
- the LOC117635910 gene encoding 2-alkenal reductase (NADP(+)-dependent)-like, which translates to MDYSHVSCAHVTQTQNHRADPLTVLVSIGTHTTLQTHLHLEREAAAEAIGKSSSKLQIASFIGAAEEVIMRNKQVILRDTVSGFPKESDMLVITGSTELKLPEGSSSGAVLVKNLYLSCDPYMRGRMAKRHPGDSYVNSFNPGSPLTGYGVAKVLESGDPKFKQGDFVWGITGWEEYSVITATEALFKIHNTDVPLSYYTGILGMPGITAYAGFYEVCSPKKGETVYVSAASGAVGQLVGQFAKLLGCYVVGSAGSKEKVDLLKNKFGFDEAFNYKEEPNLVAALKRYFPEGIDIYFENVGGKMLDAVLLNMRIHGRIAVCGMISQYNLEQPEGVHNLTSVISKQLRMEGFVAPSYYHLYGKFLEMVVPAINEGKITYVEDVVEGLESAPAALVGLFAGRNVGKQVVVVSRE; encoded by the exons ATGGATTATTCACACGTGTCATGCGCACACGTCACACAGACACAAAATCATCGAGCAGACCCGTTGACAGTGCTCGTATCGATTGGCACGCATACAACTTTGCAGACCCATTTACatttagagagagaagcagcagcagaagCTATTGGTAAAAGCTCAAGCAAATTGCAAATTGCAAGTTTCATAGGAGCAGCAGAGGAAGTGATCATGAGGAACAAGCAGGTGATCCTGAGAGACACCGTCTCCGGCTTCCCCAAAGAATCTGACATGCTAGTGATCACTGGCAGTACAGAGTTGAAGCTTCCAGAAGGTTCTTCGAGTGGTGCGGTTTTGGTGAAGAACCTCTACTTGTCCTGCGATCCATATATGAGGGGCCGTATGGCCAAGCGCCATCCCGGCGACAGTTATGTCAACTCCTTCAACCCCGGTTCG CCTTTAACTGGATATGGAGTGGCTAAAGTTCTGGAATCTGGCGATCCCAAGTTTAAGCAAGGCGACTTCGTTTGGGGAATTACCGGGTGGGAAGAATATAGTGTCATCACTGCAACAGAGGCCCTGTTTAAGATTCACAACACCGATGTCCCTCTCTCTTATTATACTGGAATTCTGG GTATGCCTGGAATAACTGCTTATGCTGGTTTTTATGAGGTTTGCTCTCCTAAGAAAGGAGAGACAGTCTACGTTTCAGCAGCATCTGGAGCAGTAGGTCAACTAGTTGGGCAATTTGCAAAGTTGTTGGGTTGCTATGTTGTTGGGAGTGCTGGAAGCAAAGAAAAG GTTGATTTGCTGAAGAACAAGTTTGGATTTGATGAGGCTTTCAATTATAAAGAAGAACCTAACTTGGTTGCTGCTTTAAAAAG ATATTTTCCTGAAGGCATCGATATATACTTTGAAAATGTTGGGGGAAAGATGCTTGATGCAGTGCTACTGAACATGAGGATCCATGGCCGAATAGCAGTTTGTGGGATGATCTCACAGTACAACCTTGAGCAACCAGAAGGTGTACATAATTTAACGTCTGTGATCTCTAAACAGCTCCGTATGGAAGGTTTTGTGGCTCCCAGTTACTATCATCTTTACGGGAAGTTTCTTGAAATGGTTGTGCCAGCCATAAATGAAGGGAAGATAACGTACGTTGAAGATGTAGTTGAAGGCCTTGAGAGCGCTCCAGCAGCTCTGGTTGGGCTCTTTGCCGGCCGCAATGTAGGAAAGCAGGTTGTTGTAGTTTCCCGAGAATGA